DNA from Musa acuminata AAA Group cultivar baxijiao unplaced genomic scaffold, Cavendish_Baxijiao_AAA HiC_scaffold_215, whole genome shotgun sequence:
TAAACATCCTAGGAGAACCATCTAAGCAAATTGCAAACAAAAGTCAAGAGTTTCCCCCAACATGCAGCCATAATCTTGAAAAGTAAAATATCTCCAGTTACTGTTCAATGACAACTTGAACACATTAGTCCTATTTATGAAGTTCAATATATCAAGGGAAAAGGGACAAGTTAAGGAGACTGGAAAGGGAAGCAGACAGCAAAAGTCATGCTACAAAATATGTTAACTAATGTGCTTATACCTTTCATCCCTTCCTAACAGTGAGACATTGAtcatggtaaaagttatctcatagATAGCAGATGAAGCCTAAttgtcttccaagttttgagctagcAATGTTTATCTCAACTCTTCTATAAAAGTTTCTTCAGAGTAAAAACTAACACTTGCCTGTAATGGAAGCATTATACGCCATACAGTCCTTAACAAGTAGTAGCGGGATGGCAAGTAAAAGATCTCAAAGGGGAATATGAGAACCATTAGAAtggctgcatatagaataacctgCAGTTCAAGCTAAAAGCTTAGGACGATTCAACAACAAAACagccaaagaagaaaaattaaaatgtaaaacAAATAATTTGGCGCCAGATACAATTGAAAGCATAACATAAGGTTATGTCAAATTGAACTCATGAGATGCTTGTAAGATGCATAAAAGACATAAATGAGAAGCACATATAATTGCTATATGTTCTAAGAGGGACTGATATATATTATACAACAGAAAAGacataagcattagattcaatttAGAGAGGGACTGATATTAATACTGGTTGTGATGCAGCTAGTGATACTTCGCCATGTgaatacaaataaagataagcTGCCATACTCGTAGGAACAATGATGGTCATCCAGGTTGCACACTGCAAATATCATAAGGAACTAGTTAGCACGAACTACTTACATATTCTAATAAGTCAAAATCTAATGAAATAAGCAAACAAACAAACCACTTAAATAATCAATATTATTTTTGTAACAACCCAGATAACGCCACAACAGAGGTGAGAGGATAATTATGATAGTATATAGAGATTAGATGAGTTTGCTATCATTAGCTTAGGCTCAAACATCTTAGATCATGTGGTCACAGGCCAAACAAGATATGAAACAGTTTCTCTGTTGGACCTGGCCATAATAATTAATATCAGAGCAGATCTAGTATTAGGCATAATGTAGGAGCAAGTATTAGGCAGAGAATACGTTTCAGCTTATCCTTCTATGGCTTAAAATTCTTCATGAGTAGTGCTATAATATTGATTATTATTGATATATCACAAAGCCCTGGTTTTTAGACAGAATGGAGTTGGATAAGCAGATAGGTTCACAAAATTAAAAAGGCACATGAATTTCAAGTCCTCGATCAGACTGAGTGACCTGACCCTATCCAAACTTGATGGCTTAGATGGGTCGAGTCCAGGTAGTGATGATCAGACCTGATTATTcagattcatataaaagattttttttcaacaagagattcatacaaaagatATATCACAGTAACAACATATCTGACATTAGTAGAGATGTAAACCTCACTGCTCACAACCTTGCCGGTAGGGATTTTACATGTCACACTAGGATCATCAAGGGAGATGATTTTGACTGACAAGATTCTACTGTCAACTCTTTCTTTTTTAATATCAATAGTTAAAAGTCTttacatttaaaaagaaaacaacaTATTTGGACTATGAAGAAAATGTGATTTCCAAATATTTTCTTGAACCCACAGAAGTGGCTGACACCTATGAATTTCACTTTCATCTTTCCTCACAACTTATCTTCAAAGAATATATGGTCAGAGGCAATGGATATTAAAATTGGAAATCAATACCTAGAACTTCAGAAACTAAAATTACCTTGAGGTTTCAGAAATGGAAAATGAAATCACATGTATGAATGTAAAACACTAAATTAAAGCCTCCAACACCTTAACATGATTAAAAAATAGGGAAATATTGCATCCTTAGGTAAGCTACACTTTAGAATGGTTGAACATGTTCTCTCCATATCAACACAATCACAAACAACCTCCCCATAAGTTGACCCCATTTGAATGATATTAGTAGATGATCAAAAGGAACTAGCTCAGgatgcatattatatatatatatatatatatatatatatatatatatatatatatatatatatcaaagtaAGACACCAATAGTGATGTTACATTAGTACTTTAAAAGATGATATCCCTTTTGGAGGGGCACTAATACATGACAAGAGACATAACATGAAGGAATGCACATCAACATATACCTTCCATATCTCCCGATGTGTGAGATGAGTGTGGTCAAGATCAAATACTTTTGCATAGTTAACAGATGAATGAGAAAAAATCCATAGATTCACTCCCCAAAGCCAAACCATCAACGTCTGCAATATCAAATCAAAAGAAATCAAGAATGAGAGAACAATCAATCAGAATGCAtccgccttgaaatgattgagccACTTAAATATGAGAATACACACCACAAGAAGAAGTGGATTAAAATACAAAAAGGCCTCGTAAAGAAACAAATCTCGTTTATCTGCATTCATTCGCATTACAGAGTCCCAGCCTATCTGCAAGCAACAAATGTGAATCACAAGTCTGAAATTTATTTTGGCCACTTATGCATACCTGTTCAACACATATATTCAGCAAATATTAAGAACTGACCTTACAACAACTGATGCCCCACAAGAGAAACAATACAACCTGAAAGATGTTCCTAAGTTAGTATACAACATCTAATGGATGAACTTCACTTTTATGAGTTGTGAACACAaaacttgcaaaaaaaaaaaaaaactctgcaCCATAGGTACATCCCTAATATATTCTTTGAATATATTAACACAATCAAGAAACTACATAAATTTAGGAGGAAACTTATCTAACTCTGCACAAAATCAGGAAACTACAAAAATTTAGCAGATACTAAAACAGAAAAATTAATCGAAAGAAATCAGGAAACTCGTATTAGAATAGCTAGAACAATGAAAGATCATAAAAGCAAGACATAATTAGGAGGAAAAGTTGTACACACACACTACAAAAATTAGGTTGCTCCAGTTTCTGCACTGACAACCCTTCATTACTTATGGCTACTAAAAGAAATGTGGTCAATAAGTTCAACTCTTGACAAACAGATTGATAAAGATCGATTTAAGCCAAAATTCAAAACTAAGTTCAATTAAGGTCAAGTCCAGAAGCATCAGAGTTAAGttttccattttttttgtttgaggtataggttttctttttctattttctagGTATTCAGATTACTTCATTAGAGTATTAGTAAGAAAATTTTAacacatttttataaattttaggtAGGTTAATATTTGTAAAGGTATTAGTAGTTCAAGTTACCAATTGGTTGTTGTCCAAAATTAACAGATTCAGATGAGACAAATCTGATAACAACTCAACAAAATTAGTTAAACATAATTACAAGTCTAGCGACAAATCTTGGATAATGTATCGAGTTTTGCAAGTTTTTAACAGGTCTTGTGAGTTTCTTCATGGAAATGCCATAGTTATCCTCATCCCTCATGTCTTGTGAGTCACTCTACTAGTACTACGGTACTACCAATCAAGGATCATGATTTCGTATCGtaccgctatatatatatatatatatataatataatatataatatatatatatataatatatatatatataatatatataatatatatatataatatataatatatatatatatatatatatatataagttaaaaaaaaaaggcgACATCACCTCCTTTTTC
Protein-coding regions in this window:
- the LOC135657030 gene encoding uncharacterized protein LOC135657030, translating into MFEVPLPSTKSPHLRRAGSRPIFTDQEVNEMKSPSMAASGVAMMPSPVFLWRFKVVLFLLWGISCCKIGWDSVMRMNADKRDLFLYEAFLYFNPLLLVTLMVWLWGVNLWIFSHSSVNYAKVFDLDHTHLTHREIWKCATWMTIIVPTSMAAYLYLYSHGEVSLAASQPVILYAAILMVLIFPFEIFYLPSRYYLLRTVWRIMLPLQASVSFYSEETFIEELR